The following are encoded in a window of Mycobacterium decipiens genomic DNA:
- a CDS encoding heavy metal translocating P-type ATPase, with protein MPETTGSPATVSNLEFEIAGMTCASCAARIEKRLNKLDGVNAAVNYATELATVTVPAGYDPQALIAEVQKAGYTAALSRHHDEPDNPAAQRVACDPELRSLRTRLVATIVLAGPVILMAMLPVLQFRYWQWASLVLAAPVVVWAGRPFHEAAWVNLKHGAATMDTLVSVGTLSAFLWSLYALFLGTAGEPGMRHPFELTVTPGDGAANIYLEVAAGVTMFVLAGRYFEKRSKRRAGAALRALLDLGAKDVTLLRPDTHGIEIRIPVDQLKVGDEFVVRPGEKIATDGTVVSGSSAVDAALLTGESVPIEIGPGDSVTGATVNAGGRLVVRATRVGDDTQLAQMAKLVEAAQSGKAAVQRLADRISGVFVPIVIAIAVATFGVWLGAGFPITAALTAAVAVLIIACPCALGLATPTALLVGTGRAATLGVLVKGPEMLESTRKVDTIVLDKTGTVTTGKMTLVEAIVAPDTDRATLLRYAGALEAASEHPIARAIAKGAKAEVHALPAPEDFANVEGQGVQGIIDGHLVVVGRASLLADRSQHLDPGLSAAKDRAERDGKTAVAVGWDGRARGVLVVADTVKPTSAEAIDEFKRLGLTPMLLTGDNQTVAQRIAAELGIDQVIAEVLPADKVAAIKRLQSEGKVVAMVGDGINDAAALATADLGLAMGTGTDVAIEAADITLVRGDLRAAADAIRLARRTLATIKTNLFWAFGYNVAAIPLAALGLLNPMLAGAAMAFSSAFVVGNSLRLRSATSVVKEAAPSLL; from the coding sequence ATGCCCGAGACAACCGGCTCGCCTGCCACGGTGAGCAACCTCGAGTTCGAGATCGCCGGAATGACCTGTGCCTCATGCGCGGCGCGGATCGAGAAGAGGCTGAACAAGCTCGACGGGGTCAACGCCGCCGTCAACTACGCGACCGAGCTAGCAACCGTGACGGTTCCCGCGGGGTATGACCCGCAGGCGCTGATCGCCGAGGTCCAAAAGGCCGGTTACACCGCGGCGCTGTCGCGCCACCATGACGAACCGGACAACCCAGCGGCCCAGCGGGTGGCATGCGACCCAGAGCTGCGGTCGCTGCGCACCCGGCTGGTTGCCACGATCGTGCTCGCCGGCCCGGTGATCCTCATGGCGATGCTGCCCGTCCTGCAGTTCCGCTACTGGCAATGGGCCTCCCTGGTCCTGGCCGCACCCGTCGTCGTGTGGGCGGGCCGGCCGTTCCACGAGGCCGCGTGGGTCAATCTCAAACACGGCGCCGCCACCATGGACACACTGGTCTCGGTTGGGACCCTCTCGGCGTTCCTGTGGTCGCTGTATGCCCTGTTCCTGGGGACCGCCGGGGAACCGGGCATGCGCCATCCCTTCGAGCTGACCGTGACACCCGGCGACGGCGCGGCCAACATCTACCTCGAGGTGGCCGCGGGCGTGACCATGTTCGTGCTGGCCGGCCGCTACTTCGAGAAGCGCTCCAAGCGCCGGGCAGGCGCGGCACTGCGCGCCCTGTTGGACCTGGGCGCCAAGGACGTCACCCTACTGCGCCCCGACACGCATGGCATCGAAATCCGCATCCCCGTCGACCAACTCAAGGTGGGTGACGAATTCGTGGTGCGCCCCGGCGAAAAGATCGCCACCGACGGCACGGTCGTCTCGGGCTCCTCGGCGGTGGACGCCGCGCTGCTCACCGGCGAGTCGGTCCCCATCGAGATCGGCCCCGGCGACAGCGTGACCGGTGCCACGGTGAACGCCGGCGGGCGGCTGGTGGTGCGCGCCACCCGCGTCGGCGACGACACCCAGCTGGCCCAGATGGCCAAACTCGTCGAAGCCGCCCAATCCGGCAAGGCCGCCGTACAGCGGCTCGCTGATCGCATCTCCGGCGTGTTCGTCCCCATCGTCATCGCCATCGCGGTGGCCACCTTCGGGGTATGGCTCGGTGCCGGCTTTCCCATCACCGCGGCACTGACCGCCGCCGTCGCGGTGCTCATCATCGCCTGCCCGTGCGCACTCGGGCTGGCGACCCCGACCGCGCTACTGGTCGGCACGGGACGCGCCGCTACGCTCGGCGTGCTCGTCAAAGGACCCGAAATGCTGGAGTCCACCCGCAAAGTCGACACGATCGTGCTCGACAAGACCGGTACGGTGACCACCGGCAAGATGACCCTCGTCGAGGCAATCGTCGCACCGGATACCGACCGCGCGACACTACTGCGCTATGCGGGAGCCCTGGAGGCAGCCTCCGAGCATCCGATCGCACGGGCTATCGCCAAGGGCGCCAAGGCCGAAGTGCACGCCTTGCCCGCACCCGAGGACTTCGCCAACGTGGAAGGTCAAGGTGTGCAAGGCATTATCGACGGACACCTGGTGGTCGTCGGTCGTGCTAGCCTGCTGGCCGATCGATCCCAGCACCTCGATCCTGGATTGTCGGCCGCCAAAGACCGCGCGGAGCGCGACGGCAAAACCGCTGTCGCCGTCGGCTGGGACGGCCGCGCCCGGGGTGTCCTGGTGGTCGCCGATACCGTCAAACCCACCAGCGCCGAAGCCATCGATGAATTCAAGCGCCTGGGTCTCACGCCGATGCTGCTCACCGGTGACAACCAGACCGTCGCGCAGCGCATCGCGGCAGAGCTCGGCATCGACCAGGTCATCGCCGAAGTGCTGCCCGCCGACAAAGTGGCCGCGATCAAACGGCTGCAATCCGAGGGCAAGGTCGTTGCCATGGTCGGCGACGGCATCAACGACGCCGCCGCACTCGCCACGGCCGATCTCGGACTGGCGATGGGCACTGGCACCGACGTTGCGATCGAGGCCGCCGACATCACCCTGGTGCGCGGCGACCTGCGCGCCGCCGCAGACGCCATCCGGCTCGCCCGCCGGACCCTGGCCACGATCAAGACCAACCTGTTTTGGGCCTTCGGCTACAACGTCGCCGCTATCCCGCTGGCCGCGCTCGGCCTGCTCAATCCGATGCTGGCCGGGGCCGCGATGGCATTCTCCAGTGCGTTCGTCGTCGGCAACAGCCTGCGGCTGCGCTCGGCCACCAGCGTGGTCAAAGAAGCGGCCCCCAGCCTCTTGTGA